The DNA segment GGTGCTGACCGAATACGTCTCCCACCATATCGAGGAAGAGGAAGGCGAGCTGTTCAAGAACGCGATCAAGGAGAAGGTCAACCTGCGCGACGTGGCTCAGGCCCTGGCGGCGCGCAAGGAAGAGCTGATGCAGGAAACCGCCTGATTTGCGAGCGGTTCTTCTGTAACCGCTCTCACCCCCCTCTCACCCCCCTCTCACCCTCTACTTCCACTGAGGCGGAACAGAAGCGGAGCGGGGCGGACGTCAGGCGATTTGAAGGAGTCGCACAAGGCGGCCCGTCCCGCGCCGCTTGCCAGGGGGCTACGATGACGCGTCTTTACCGTCGTACTGCGTTTGCCCCATGACCTTTGTCGTGACGGATGCCTGCATCCAGTGCCGCCATACCGATTGCGTCGAAGTCTGCCCGATGACGTGCTTCCACGAAGGGCCCAACTTCCTCGCCATCGACCCCGACCAGTGCATCGACTGCTCGATGTGCGTGCCGATGTGCCCCGTGGGCGCCATCTACTCCGAGCATGACCTGCCCGAAGACAAGCGCCATTTCATCGCGCTGAACGCCGAGCTGTCGCGCCGGCCGGACTGGCCGCCGCTGTTTGCGGCCAAGGGGCCGCTCGAAGGCCATGAGCAATGGGCGGATCATCCTGACCGCCTGGCGCTGCTGGTGCGCTAGCGCGTGCCGGCGTAGTCGGGGAACGCGTCTTCCAGCGTCAGCACGCTGCCGGTCAGCGCGCCGTCATAGCCCGGCAGCGCATTGACGCGCTGGCGGAACGCCTCGCTGGTCAGCGCGCCCACCGCGCCGGACAGCGCCGCGCTGCGCAGCATCGATTTTTCGATGGCGAAGAAGTAGCGCTCCTTGATCACCGGCTCGAAACCCAGGCCAAAGCGCCGCGCCGCGGTTTCCACGCCGAAGCCCACATCCGCCATGCCGCTGCCGATATATGCCGCCACCGCGGCGTGGGTGAACTCACCGTTGCTGTAGCCCTCGATCCGTGCCGGGTCGATGTTGCGCGCGGCCAGCATCAGGTCGAGCAGCAGCCGGGTGCCCGAGCCCACCTGCCGGTTGACGAAGCGCACCTCGCGCCGGGTCAGGTCTTCCAGCGTGCGGATCCCGAGCGGGTTGCCCGGCCGCACGAACAAGCCCTGGCTGCGCACCGCCAGATGCACCAGGCAGTGCGTGTCGGGCTTGAGCCACCTGGTGAAGTGGCGCCACATGCCATGCTCGAACTCGCCGACCGGCACGTGGAAGCCGGCGATATCGCACGCGCCCTCGGCCAGCGCCGCCACCGCCTCGACGCTGCCGCAGTATTTCAGGTCGTGCCGCACATGTTGCTCGTCGAGGAAGTCGCGCAGCGCGGCCACCGCAAAGCCGTGGCTGGCATGCAGCCGCACCGCCGCCTCGGACTGCTCCATCAGCTTCTTCAGTTCGATTTCCAGCTCTGATGCCAGGCTGTCCAGCGTCGGCGACAGCCGCGCGCCGATGCGCTTGCTGGCCCACACCAGCTGCTGCGCCAGCGGCGTCAGCGCGCTGCCGCGCCCGCGGGTCTTGTCGATCAGTGGACCGCCGAACAGCGCCTCGGCATCGCGCAGGATGCCCCAGGCGTAGCGGTACGACAGCGACACCGCCTGTGCCGAGTGACTGATGCTGCCCGATTCCTCGATATGGCCGAGCAGGGCAACCAGCCGGGATACGTCAAGGGCTTCGGTGCCGGGCGTGGCATCGTCGCGGATTTGCAGGTGAGGATGGATCGAGATACGGAGCATATGAAAAAAATAGCTTATTGCTGGACCGCTGTCACTCTCATATATTGCATTCCACGGCCTTAACAGCGTAGCTGGAGGGTCGGAAATAGGAAAAAAATAGCATATAAGGGGTCCGGACGGCAGCGGCTGCCAGCCCCAGCGACCCCCACAGGAGACGCCATGCCAGACATCGCTCCCAACGCCCAGGCCTCCGCCGACGCGATCGACGCCATCGTGGCCGCGCGGCAGGACATGCCGGGCGCCTTGCTGCCGATCCTGCACGAGATCCAGGACACGCAGGGCCATATCCCGGACACGGCCGTGCCCGTGATCGCCCGGGCACTGAACCTGTCGCGCGCCGAGGTGCATGGCGTGATCACCTTCTATCACCACTTCCGCCAGGAGCCGGCCGGACGCCATGTGATCCAGGTGTGCCGGGCCGAAGCCTGCCAGGCCGTCGGCGCCGAGGCGCTGGCCGACCATGCCAGGCGCGCGCTGGGCTGCGGCTTCCATGAAACCACCGCCGACGGCGCGGTCACGCTGGAGCCGGTCTACTGCCTGGGCCAGTGCGCGTGCGGCCCGGCCGTGATGGTCGGCGAGCAGTTGCACGGCTATGTCGATGCGAAGCGCTTCGATGCGCTGGTCCGGTCGCTGCGCGAAGCGCAGGCCGCCAACGAAACCGCGGAGGTCCAGGCATGAGCGCCGCCATCACGACTATCTTCGTGCCGCGCGATTCCACCGCGCTGGCGCTGGGCGCCGATGACGTGGCCCGTGCGATCGAACGCGAAGCCGCCAGCCGCGGCGAGGCGGTGCGCATCGTCCGCAACGGCTCGCGTGGCATGTTCTGGCTGGAGCCGCTGGTCGAGGTGCAGACCGAAGCGGGGCGCGTGGCCTATGGCCCGGTCAGCGCGGCAGACGTGCCGGCGCTGTTCGACGCCGGCCTGCTGCAGGGCGGCGCGCATGCGCTGGCGCACGGCCTGACCGAAGAGATCCCGTTCCTGAAGAAGCAGGAGCGCCTGACCTTTGCCCGCGTCGGTATCACCGACCCGCTGTCGCTGGATGACTACCGCGCGCATGAAGGTTTTGCCGGCCTGGAGCGCGCGCTGTCGATGGCCCCCGCCGAGATCGTGCAGGAAGTCACCGACTCCGGCCTGCGCGGCCGCGGCGGCGCGGCGTTCCCCACCGGCATCAAGTGGAAGACCGTGCTGGGCGCGCAATCGGCCATCAAGTACATCGTCTGCAATGCCGACGAAGGCGACTCGGGCACGTTCTCCGACCGCATGGTGATGGAAGACGACCCGTTCACGCTGATCGAAGGCATGACCATCGCCGGCCTCGCCGTCGGCGCCGAGCATGGCTACATCTACTGCCGCTCGGAGTACCCGCACGCGATTGCCGTGCTGGAAAGCGCGATCGGCATCGCCAACGCTGCCGGCTGGCTCGGCGACGATATCCGCGGCAGTGGCAAGCGCTTCCAGCTGGAAGTGCGCAAGGGCGCCGGCGCCTATGTCTGCGGCGAGGAAACCGCGCTGCTGGAAAGCCTGGAAGGCAAGCGCGGCGTGGTGCGCGCCAAGCCGCCGCTGCCGGCGCTGGAGGGTTTGTTCGGCAAGCCCACCGTCATCAACAACGTGATCTCGCTGGCCACCGTGCCGGTGATCCTGGCGCGCGGCGCGCAGTACTACCGTGACTACGGCATGGGCCGTTCGCGCGGCACGCTGCCGTTCCAGCTGGCCGGCAATATCAGGCAGGGCGGGCTGGTGGAAAAGGCGTTCGGCGTCACGCTGCGCGAGCTGCTGGTCGACTACGGCGGCGGCACCCGCAGCGGCCGCGCCATCCGCGCGGTGCAGGTGGGCGGGCCGCTGGGCGCCTACCTGCCGGAGTCGCGCTTCGACGTGCCGCTGGACTATGAGGCTTACGCCGCGTTTGGCGGCGTGGTCGGCCACGGCGGCATCGTGGTGTTCGACGAGACCGTCGACATGGCAAGGCAGGCGCGCTACGCAATGGAGTTCTGCGCGGTCGAATCGTGCGGCAAGTGCACGCCGTGCCGGATCGGCTCGACCCGCGGCGTCGAGGTGATGGACAAGATCATCGCCGGCGAGCAGCCAGTGAAGCACGTCAAGCTGGTGCGCGACCTGTGCGACACCATGCTGTACGGCTCGCTCTGCGCCATGGGCGGCATGACGCCGTACCCGGTGCTGTCCGCGCTGAATGAATTCCCCGAGGACTTCGGCCTCGCCCCTAATCGGACCACTGTGCCGGCCAAGGC comes from the Cupriavidus sp. P-10 genome and includes:
- the fdxA gene encoding ferredoxin FdxA — translated: MTFVVTDACIQCRHTDCVEVCPMTCFHEGPNFLAIDPDQCIDCSMCVPMCPVGAIYSEHDLPEDKRHFIALNAELSRRPDWPPLFAAKGPLEGHEQWADHPDRLALLVR
- a CDS encoding substrate-binding domain-containing protein, giving the protein MLRISIHPHLQIRDDATPGTEALDVSRLVALLGHIEESGSISHSAQAVSLSYRYAWGILRDAEALFGGPLIDKTRGRGSALTPLAQQLVWASKRIGARLSPTLDSLASELEIELKKLMEQSEAAVRLHASHGFAVAALRDFLDEQHVRHDLKYCGSVEAVAALAEGACDIAGFHVPVGEFEHGMWRHFTRWLKPDTHCLVHLAVRSQGLFVRPGNPLGIRTLEDLTRREVRFVNRQVGSGTRLLLDLMLAARNIDPARIEGYSNGEFTHAAVAAYIGSGMADVGFGVETAARRFGLGFEPVIKERYFFAIEKSMLRSAALSGAVGALTSEAFRQRVNALPGYDGALTGSVLTLEDAFPDYAGTR
- a CDS encoding formate dehydrogenase subunit gamma — translated: MPDIAPNAQASADAIDAIVAARQDMPGALLPILHEIQDTQGHIPDTAVPVIARALNLSRAEVHGVITFYHHFRQEPAGRHVIQVCRAEACQAVGAEALADHARRALGCGFHETTADGAVTLEPVYCLGQCACGPAVMVGEQLHGYVDAKRFDALVRSLREAQAANETAEVQA
- a CDS encoding formate dehydrogenase beta subunit, with translation MSAAITTIFVPRDSTALALGADDVARAIEREAASRGEAVRIVRNGSRGMFWLEPLVEVQTEAGRVAYGPVSAADVPALFDAGLLQGGAHALAHGLTEEIPFLKKQERLTFARVGITDPLSLDDYRAHEGFAGLERALSMAPAEIVQEVTDSGLRGRGGAAFPTGIKWKTVLGAQSAIKYIVCNADEGDSGTFSDRMVMEDDPFTLIEGMTIAGLAVGAEHGYIYCRSEYPHAIAVLESAIGIANAAGWLGDDIRGSGKRFQLEVRKGAGAYVCGEETALLESLEGKRGVVRAKPPLPALEGLFGKPTVINNVISLATVPVILARGAQYYRDYGMGRSRGTLPFQLAGNIRQGGLVEKAFGVTLRELLVDYGGGTRSGRAIRAVQVGGPLGAYLPESRFDVPLDYEAYAAFGGVVGHGGIVVFDETVDMARQARYAMEFCAVESCGKCTPCRIGSTRGVEVMDKIIAGEQPVKHVKLVRDLCDTMLYGSLCAMGGMTPYPVLSALNEFPEDFGLAPNRTTVPAKAA